A DNA window from Xanthomonas campestris pv. campestris str. ATCC 33913 contains the following coding sequences:
- a CDS encoding REP-associated tyrosine transposase, whose protein sequence is MTDPTSPGHRALRRGRHSLAGHCYLLTTTTHQRQRLFDDPRLAASACGAFTKAAPADATLLAWVLMPDHVHWLLQLGHHTPLARAVACLKAASRRAVNTQRAMQAPVWARAYHDHAVRHDADLRAVARYVIANPLRAGLVQRIGAYPFWDAIWLG, encoded by the coding sequence ATGACTGATCCCACTTCGCCCGGACATCGCGCCCTTCGCCGCGGCCGCCATTCGCTTGCGGGGCATTGCTACCTGCTCACCACGACAACCCACCAGCGGCAGCGCCTGTTCGACGATCCTCGCCTGGCTGCAAGCGCGTGTGGCGCATTTACCAAAGCAGCGCCCGCAGATGCCACCTTGCTTGCCTGGGTATTGATGCCGGATCACGTTCACTGGCTGCTGCAGTTGGGCCATCACACGCCGCTGGCGCGGGCTGTGGCGTGCCTGAAGGCTGCGAGCAGGCGTGCGGTCAACACGCAGCGTGCGATGCAAGCGCCCGTCTGGGCTCGCGCCTATCACGACCATGCCGTACGTCATGACGCGGATCTGCGTGCGGTTGCACGTTATGTCATCGCCAACCCATTGCGTGCCGGGTTGGTGCAGCGCATTGGCGCCTATCCGTTTTGGGATGCGATCTGGCTGGGGTAG